In Leptospira bouyouniensis, the sequence GTTACAACTGAAGCAAAAACAAACTTACAACAAAAATTGATGGCTGCAATGAAAGAAGGAGGAACAAAGGTTGCCATTCCATTCTGTAAGGATAATGCTCTTGGTTTTACCAACCAATTGGGAAAAAAGCACCATTTGATCTTAAAAAGGATCACAGATAAACCTCGGAATGAAACCAATTTTGTCACAGATGATGAAGCAAAAATATTAGCAGAAATTCGAAACTTGAAATCGAAGGAAGGTGTATTTCCTAACCGAGTTCTGTCGTCGGATAAAAACGTCACTGTCTATATCCCAATAATCATGATGGGTCAATGTTTACAATGCCATGGAAAAGCAAACGAAATGACGGAAGAAACAAAATCCATATTGAGAAAACAATACCCAAATGACAAAGCGATTGGGTATGAGTTGGGTGAGTTGAGAGGTCTTTTTTCCGTCACATTCTCAAAGTAATAGAAAAAACCTTATATGTTAAATCCAATCAAATTAATCACAAATAAACCTGAATTATGTGACTTTGTCTTTGAAAAAGGTGTTTTTGGTTATTTGGTTTGGGATACAAGTATTGGGATTATTTATCCAAGTGCGGTGGCAAAAAAGTCGATGGGATTAACATTGGACCAACCATTTCCTGTTGAATGTATTCTCACACTCTCTGGGTCCAATTTTGATACAGAGGTAAATCATTCCGATTCAATTCTTGGTAGAATCTGTTTTGATCCTAGTAACAGTGCAGGTTTTCCTTTTTTATTCCATACAAAAGAATTTTTTGAATTAGGAAGGAAATACATCTTACTTGCTTTAGATGTTTTTTTTGAAGGTAAAGAAAAATCATTACCACCGATTTTACAATCTGCAGAAATTTCTAGGGACTTATTTACTTCCTCATTTCGATATTCCAATATTGGAATGGAAATTTCCAATCCACATGGAGAGATGATTGAAGTAAATCCTATCTTTTGTGAATGGCTTGGATACGAAAGAGAAGAGTTAAAGAAAAAAACTTTGTCTGAGTTTACTCATCCAGATGATTTGGATTTGGAATTATCCTATTTGGAACAATTAAACAGAGGTTTGATTCCCAGTTTCCAAATTAAAAAAAGATATCTGACAAAAAATAATCAATCTATTTGGACAATCCTAAATAAGTCCATTATCCGAGACAATTTGGGAAATCCAATTTATTATTTATCTCAAATCTTGAATATAACAGATTCGATCCAATCAGAAATGGAATTAAGATCCATTTCTCGTTTGTTAGACCAAATGGCAAACCTTGCCAAAATTGGTGGTTGGGAATTGGATTTAAAAACAAACCAAGCGAATTGGACTCATGTAACAAAACGGATCCATGAAGTGGAAGAAAGTTATATACCCAGCTTGGAAACAGGCCTTCAATTTTACCATGACGAAGAGACTCGAAAACAAATTACCGCTGCTGTCCAAGACCTGATCACGAAAGGAAAGGAATATGATTTAGAATTGGAAATGGTGACAGCCAAAGGGAACCAAACTTGGATTAGAACCATTGGTCGAGCAGAATATGAAAACGACAAAGTAGTTAAAATTTATGGCATCATCCAAGATATTAATGAACGAAAAAAATGGGAAGTGGCTCTCGCATCGCAAACAGCCATTCTATGGTCTTTCGTTGAACACGCACCAGCAGCCGTTGCGATGTTAGACCAAGAGATGAGGTATGTTGCCCTTAGCCAAAGGTGGATCGATGATTATAAAATTCCAATGACCAAAGAAGAAATCATTGGGAAATGCCATTATGAAATTTTTCCAAACATTGGTGAAGAATGGAAAAAAATACATTCTCGCGGATTACAGGGTGA encodes:
- a CDS encoding Tll0287-like domain-containing protein, with amino-acid sequence MNLVKVKIIVLVFVVMGILDCQKELINYEAEAISVTTEAKTNLQQKLMAAMKEGGTKVAIPFCKDNALGFTNQLGKKHHLILKRITDKPRNETNFVTDDEAKILAEIRNLKSKEGVFPNRVLSSDKNVTVYIPIIMMGQCLQCHGKANEMTEETKSILRKQYPNDKAIGYELGELRGLFSVTFSK